From a single Verrucomicrobiota bacterium genomic region:
- a CDS encoding class II fructose-bisphosphate aldolase — protein MSLIRCIDLLRHAHENSYAVGYFEAWDLESLLAVVRAAEVARSPVMVGFCGEYLANPQRKFKEDINLYGALARQVAQSASVPVATLLNESTDMNVAYQGVKAGFDMVMFVDEGMPIDRLTAVTHKLVEFAHACDVAVEGEVGSLGVADQSTGQQQAGHRTDPKIAAKFVAETGVDALAVSIGNIHFLEGRKVELDFELLEQLHERVSVPLVLHGGTGVDKADFRPSIERGIAKVNVGAGLKRVVIESDRRYLAESDPSRMNPNDVLGRGGRLDMNVRGQAALMDEVIGFIKAFGGEAKAS, from the coding sequence GCTTCGGCACGCCCACGAAAATTCCTACGCCGTCGGCTACTTTGAGGCGTGGGACCTGGAGTCGCTGCTCGCGGTCGTTCGTGCTGCCGAGGTCGCACGCTCGCCGGTCATGGTCGGATTCTGCGGTGAGTACCTCGCCAACCCGCAGCGCAAATTTAAGGAAGACATCAACCTCTACGGCGCGCTGGCACGGCAGGTCGCGCAAAGCGCTTCCGTTCCGGTAGCGACGCTCTTGAACGAGTCGACCGACATGAACGTGGCCTACCAGGGAGTGAAAGCCGGCTTCGATATGGTGATGTTCGTCGATGAAGGAATGCCGATTGATCGACTCACCGCGGTGACGCATAAGCTCGTCGAGTTTGCTCATGCGTGCGACGTGGCGGTCGAAGGCGAAGTTGGTTCGCTGGGGGTGGCCGATCAGTCCACCGGGCAACAGCAGGCGGGTCATCGGACTGATCCGAAGATCGCGGCAAAGTTTGTCGCTGAGACGGGCGTCGACGCGCTGGCAGTGTCCATCGGAAACATACACTTTCTTGAAGGGCGCAAAGTCGAACTGGACTTCGAACTGCTGGAGCAACTTCACGAACGAGTCTCGGTTCCGTTGGTTCTGCATGGCGGGACGGGAGTGGATAAGGCCGATTTTCGGCCAAGCATTGAGCGCGGCATCGCCAAGGTGAACGTGGGCGCTGGCTTAAAGCGCGTCGTGATCGAGAGCGACCGCCGGTACTTGGCCGAGAGCGACCCCAGTCGCATGAATCCCAATGACGTGCTTGGGCGCGGCGGTAGGCTGGACATGAACGTGCGTGGCCAGGCAGCTCTAATGGACGAAGTGATTGGATTCATCAAGGCTTTCGGCGGCGAGGCCAAGGCGAGCTAA
- a CDS encoding 2-oxo acid dehydrogenase subunit E2 — protein sequence MPSGGTNTDQLRVVSWKKQEGDAVKRGDILLEVETDKAVLEVESFAQGTLLKRLVEEGSYGTVGDVIAYIGKPEDLKALEAEPASSAPVAGDRSESTPIVPATVPSAVETASAVAETAPTVLADSSNRKAKATPAAKKEARDRSLDLAEVYRAVGKDVLRRSDVAQFVTANAGSSKATQAIGDVTGDVTGFTLVPLTPMRRIIAERMETGASVPTFTAEIEVDMTACVRLRSELNQHFKNNKFGYHDIIAKCAAIAAVDYPFVNASFTDQGIRVFQSVNIGIAVALEQGLVVPVVCDVRRKTLASLAEANAANIGQVRTGKFDPKLLENGTFTISNLGKSPITRFTAILNPPQACILAVGSIHSRAVWADGQFREQPTAAVTGTFDHRVIDGKYGADFLTRLKELLEHPHLALVD from the coding sequence ATGCCGTCCGGCGGAACCAACACCGACCAACTTCGGGTGGTGTCGTGGAAGAAGCAGGAGGGCGATGCCGTCAAACGCGGCGACATTCTGCTCGAGGTTGAGACCGACAAAGCCGTCCTCGAAGTTGAGAGCTTTGCGCAGGGCACGCTCCTTAAGCGCCTGGTGGAAGAGGGCAGCTACGGAACGGTCGGGGACGTGATCGCTTATATCGGAAAGCCCGAAGACCTGAAAGCGCTCGAAGCCGAGCCCGCGTCGAGCGCACCCGTCGCGGGTGACCGGAGCGAGTCCACGCCGATTGTGCCGGCCACGGTGCCATCAGCAGTGGAGACCGCTTCCGCCGTAGCGGAGACCGCCCCCACGGTACTGGCCGACTCTTCAAATCGAAAAGCGAAAGCGACGCCCGCCGCGAAAAAAGAAGCCCGCGATCGCAGCCTCGATCTGGCGGAGGTTTATCGCGCTGTGGGCAAAGATGTTCTGCGGCGCAGCGATGTGGCGCAATTCGTCACGGCAAACGCGGGATCCTCAAAAGCAACCCAGGCTATCGGAGATGTAACCGGAGATGTAACAGGCTTTACCCTCGTCCCGCTGACGCCCATGCGGCGAATCATTGCCGAACGCATGGAAACGGGCGCTTCAGTTCCCACTTTCACGGCAGAGATCGAAGTCGACATGACCGCCTGCGTCCGGCTGCGCTCCGAGCTGAACCAGCATTTCAAGAATAACAAGTTCGGCTATCACGACATCATTGCAAAGTGCGCCGCCATCGCGGCCGTGGACTATCCTTTCGTGAACGCGTCCTTCACCGATCAAGGCATACGAGTCTTCCAGTCAGTCAACATCGGTATCGCGGTGGCGTTGGAGCAAGGCTTGGTGGTGCCTGTCGTCTGCGATGTGCGGAGGAAAACCCTGGCCTCTCTCGCAGAGGCGAACGCCGCCAATATTGGGCAGGTCCGCACCGGGAAATTTGATCCCAAGCTTCTTGAAAACGGGACGTTTACCATCTCTAACCTTGGCAAGTCTCCCATCACGCGCTTCACCGCCATCCTTAATCCGCCGCAAGCGTGCATCCTAGCCGTAGGGTCCATCCACTCACGCGCGGTGTGGGCGGACGGTCAGTTCCGCGAGCAACCCACTGCAGCCGTCACCGGGACCTTCGATCACCGCGTCATCGATGGAAAGTACGGCGCGGACTTTTTGACGCGACTCAAAGAATTGCTCGAACATCCCCACTTGGCTCTCGTTGACTGA
- a CDS encoding NAD-binding protein: MASAFDAFGRNVTVIEMPDRVRFEEDQDVKDELARLLECRRIDIRTGARVGISGVDQRPARWESGSGTMAGRRRPHGEPVAAHQHGPSLTWRSLERGGHGPPSVSCPQIQPKVRR, translated from the coding sequence GTGGCGAGCGCATTTGATGCTTTCGGAAGAAATGTCACGGTCATCGAAATGCCCGATCGCGTGCGGTTCGAAGAGGACCAGGACGTCAAAGACGAACTCGCCCGGCTTTTGGAATGCAGGAGAATCGATATTCGTACTGGCGCGCGGGTCGGAATCTCAGGCGTCGACCAGCGGCCAGCAAGGTGGGAGTCCGGCAGCGGGACGATGGCAGGCCGGCGGAGGCCTCACGGCGAACCGGTGGCGGCGCATCAGCACGGCCCATCCCTCACCTGGCGAAGCCTCGAAAGGGGCGGTCATGGACCGCCGTCAGTTAGCTGTCCACAAATTCAACCGAAGGTTCGACGGTAA
- a CDS encoding FGGY-family carbohydrate kinase: MTDYLIGLDHGTGGAKACIIDDQASILAYAYREYPIYTHHSGWSEHDPDLYWQTACEVIKECLNTSKVRPDQIKGIANSSALPSLVMVDKHHRHINLAYNLMDRRATEQVQWLRDNVGEKRLFDVSCNRLEDHPTLVNLMWEKQNRPEDFAQIYKALTIDGYVRLKLTGKATANFSSGAFYGIAYDLRQNRFDEELLAKIGLDPQIMPDFFSCEEVIGSITEAAAEETGLVAGIPVAAGSVDCNAGWVGGGAVNAGDIQVNLGTCGVIGVVHENPELIVDTMINCSYVTDSRKVFATIAATTCGGQSVRYLRDNFSQLELATEKVVPGFSTYDSMEKQAESVPLGSDGLLILPYLMGERTPLWDVHARGVIFGLSLNHTKAHLVRAMMEGVTFAMYESFSIIQDHCPHINLPIVLNEGGAKNRLWRRMITDIFNVPTAFVKSRIGAPMGDAILAGVATGIFKDFAIAREKAEYIDRMDPIPANHDRYMEYYQLYRRLYSHIQEDFVTHAKLREHHRPLSR, translated from the coding sequence ATGACTGATTATTTGATCGGGCTGGATCACGGAACGGGTGGAGCCAAGGCGTGCATCATCGATGACCAAGCCAGCATTCTCGCTTACGCCTATCGCGAATATCCCATCTACACGCATCATTCCGGATGGTCAGAGCATGACCCTGATCTGTACTGGCAGACGGCTTGCGAGGTCATCAAAGAATGTCTCAATACTTCAAAGGTCCGCCCGGATCAGATCAAAGGGATCGCCAACTCGTCCGCGCTACCTTCGTTGGTGATGGTGGATAAACATCACCGTCACATCAATCTCGCGTACAACCTAATGGATCGCAGGGCTACGGAACAGGTGCAGTGGCTGCGCGATAATGTTGGCGAAAAGCGGCTCTTCGACGTCAGCTGCAACCGGCTGGAAGATCACCCCACGCTTGTGAACCTGATGTGGGAAAAGCAGAATCGCCCGGAAGATTTCGCGCAGATATACAAAGCCCTGACCATCGACGGGTACGTCCGCCTGAAGCTGACCGGGAAGGCGACGGCGAATTTCTCTTCGGGCGCGTTCTATGGCATCGCGTATGACCTACGCCAGAACAGGTTCGACGAAGAACTCCTCGCGAAAATCGGTTTAGATCCGCAGATCATGCCTGACTTCTTCTCCTGTGAAGAGGTCATTGGCTCAATCACGGAAGCGGCTGCCGAAGAAACGGGCTTGGTTGCGGGAATTCCGGTCGCGGCCGGTTCGGTTGATTGCAACGCCGGCTGGGTGGGAGGCGGCGCAGTAAACGCCGGCGACATCCAGGTTAACCTGGGTACATGCGGCGTCATCGGCGTCGTCCACGAAAACCCGGAGTTGATCGTCGACACGATGATCAACTGCTCCTACGTGACTGACTCGCGTAAGGTATTTGCCACGATAGCAGCAACAACATGCGGCGGCCAGTCCGTGCGTTACCTGCGCGACAATTTTTCCCAGCTCGAACTGGCTACAGAAAAAGTTGTCCCGGGATTCAGTACGTACGATTCGATGGAGAAGCAGGCCGAGTCCGTTCCTCTCGGTTCTGATGGCTTGCTCATTTTGCCTTACCTGATGGGAGAGCGCACGCCGCTTTGGGATGTGCACGCCCGTGGGGTCATATTCGGCCTTTCGTTAAACCACACCAAGGCCCATCTTGTCCGAGCCATGATGGAAGGCGTCACCTTTGCGATGTACGAGTCGTTTAGCATCATCCAGGACCACTGCCCGCACATCAATCTTCCGATCGTTCTGAACGAGGGCGGTGCGAAAAACCGGCTATGGCGCAGAATGATTACCGACATCTTCAACGTTCCGACGGCGTTTGTGAAGAGCCGGATCGGCGCACCCATGGGAGACGCCATTTTGGCCGGTGTGGCGACCGGAATCTTCAAGGATTTCGCCATTGCCAGAGAGAAGGCAGAATACATCGATCGCATGGATCCGATCCCGGCGAATCACGACCGTTATATGGAGTACTACCAGCTTTACCGCCGGCTTTATTCCCACATCCAGGAGGATTTTGTGACGCACGCAAAGCTACGCGAGCACCACCGGCCCCTTTCTCGTTGA
- the aceA gene encoding isocitrate lyase, with product MSTTANETIATQAPAALKIRRTEPGTRWKDVTRPYAQQDVQRLQGTVKVEYTLANLGAARLWQLLQEEEFVPALGALTGNQAVQQVKAGLKAIYLSGWQVAADANLAGQMYPDQSLYPANSVPAVVKRINQALLRADQICHLEGKDQIHWMAPIVADAEAGFGGPLNVFELVKALIEAGAAGVHLEDQLASEKKCGHMGGKVLIPTQHAIKHLVAARLAADVCDVPMVVIARTDANAASLLTNEIDERDKPFITGERSPEGFFRVRAGIEQAIARAVSYSPYADLIWCETSEPNLAEAKRFAEGVHQQHPDKLLAYNCSPSFNWKKKLDDATIARFQRELGAMGFKFQFITLAGFHALNYGMFNLARDYKERGMSAYADLQEAEFAAEAHGYTATRHQREVGTGYFDEVSLVISGGKSSTTALHGSTEAEQFHN from the coding sequence ATGAGCACAACAGCCAATGAAACGATAGCAACGCAGGCGCCCGCAGCGCTCAAGATCCGCCGGACTGAGCCCGGGACGCGGTGGAAGGATGTGACCCGTCCCTACGCTCAGCAGGATGTTCAGCGGCTGCAAGGCACCGTGAAGGTCGAATACACCCTGGCGAACCTGGGCGCGGCGCGGCTCTGGCAACTGCTCCAGGAAGAGGAGTTCGTGCCCGCGCTCGGCGCGCTGACGGGCAATCAGGCGGTCCAGCAAGTCAAGGCCGGCCTTAAGGCCATTTACTTGAGCGGCTGGCAAGTGGCCGCCGATGCCAACCTGGCGGGTCAGATGTACCCCGACCAGAGCCTGTACCCGGCCAACAGCGTGCCCGCGGTAGTCAAACGGATCAACCAGGCGTTGCTGCGGGCCGACCAGATTTGTCACCTGGAGGGTAAGGACCAGATCCATTGGATGGCGCCGATTGTCGCGGATGCCGAAGCTGGTTTCGGCGGACCGCTTAACGTCTTCGAGTTGGTTAAGGCCTTAATTGAGGCGGGCGCAGCCGGCGTGCACCTGGAGGATCAACTGGCGTCTGAAAAGAAATGCGGCCACATGGGCGGCAAGGTGCTCATCCCCACCCAGCACGCGATCAAACACCTGGTGGCGGCGCGGTTGGCGGCTGATGTCTGCGATGTGCCGATGGTGGTCATTGCGAGAACGGATGCCAACGCCGCCAGCCTGCTGACCAATGAGATCGATGAACGCGATAAGCCGTTTATCACCGGCGAACGCAGTCCGGAGGGGTTCTTCCGGGTGCGCGCGGGCATTGAGCAGGCCATCGCCCGTGCGGTTTCATACTCCCCTTACGCGGACCTGATCTGGTGTGAAACCAGCGAGCCGAACTTAGCCGAGGCCAAACGCTTCGCCGAAGGCGTCCACCAGCAGCATCCGGACAAACTGCTGGCTTACAATTGCTCGCCGTCATTCAACTGGAAGAAAAAACTCGATGACGCCACGATCGCGCGGTTCCAGCGCGAACTGGGGGCGATGGGTTTCAAGTTTCAGTTCATCACGCTGGCTGGTTTTCATGCCTTAAACTACGGCATGTTCAACCTGGCCCGAGACTATAAGGAGCGTGGGATGTCTGCGTATGCCGACTTACAGGAAGCTGAGTTTGCGGCCGAGGCCCATGGGTACACGGCGACCCGGCATCAACGGGAAGTTGGTACCGGATATTTCGACGAGGTGAGTCTGGTCATCTCCGGCGGCAAGTCGTCGACCACTGCCTTACACGGTTCTACTGAGGCGGAGCAGTTTCATAATTAA
- a CDS encoding alpha/beta hydrolase translates to MPEIFDHTGTPLRHGRARVNGIRMHYVTGGHGEPILLVHGTPKTHFYWYKLIPRLTEHFTVVAPDLRGFGDTDRPPVDEGYDSLTNARDLAELMSLLGHERFHLHGEDRGAEFAYVLAATERERVKTLSFCEMLLSGDELERWSYFTKDNISAQFRQQGVWVWHIPFFWIPHIPEMLIEGHEREFWEFWIRAETWNPTAITAEAIDEWIARLMSPGGLRGVLETYRAAFKNARINEELRKERLTLPVMTVGAPEFFGPLVKEQMLKVADRVDRAEVFEECGHSLALEADQRLATLLREFMLKQ, encoded by the coding sequence ATGCCAGAGATTTTTGATCATACGGGAACTCCCCTCAGACACGGGCGCGCCCGCGTCAATGGAATACGCATGCATTACGTCACAGGCGGTCATGGGGAACCGATCCTACTCGTACACGGCACGCCCAAAACGCATTTTTACTGGTATAAGCTGATCCCTCGTCTAACAGAGCATTTTACGGTTGTCGCCCCGGATCTGCGGGGCTTCGGAGACACCGATCGGCCTCCAGTCGACGAAGGTTACGATTCACTGACAAACGCAAGGGATCTGGCCGAACTGATGTCTCTGCTCGGGCACGAACGGTTTCACCTGCACGGCGAGGACCGCGGTGCGGAATTTGCCTATGTTCTGGCGGCAACCGAACGCGAGCGGGTCAAGACATTGTCGTTCTGTGAGATGTTGCTGTCCGGCGATGAACTGGAGAGGTGGTCGTACTTCACCAAGGACAACATCTCAGCGCAATTTCGCCAGCAGGGCGTTTGGGTCTGGCACATACCCTTTTTCTGGATTCCCCACATCCCTGAAATGCTGATTGAAGGGCATGAACGCGAGTTCTGGGAATTTTGGATTCGGGCCGAAACCTGGAACCCCACCGCCATCACCGCCGAGGCCATCGACGAGTGGATCGCACGGTTGATGAGCCCCGGCGGCCTGCGAGGGGTGTTGGAGACTTACCGTGCAGCTTTCAAGAATGCGCGCATCAATGAGGAACTGCGAAAAGAGCGCCTCACGCTCCCGGTTATGACGGTGGGCGCCCCGGAGTTTTTCGGGCCCCTGGTTAAAGAGCAGATGCTCAAAGTGGCCGATCGCGTCGACCGCGCCGAAGTCTTCGAAGAGTGCGGACATAGTCTGGCTCTCGAGGCAGACCAGCGGCTCGCGACGCTGCTTCGCGAATTCATGTTGAAGCAATAA
- a CDS encoding substrate-binding domain-containing protein, whose protein sequence is MSYKIRVTTLCSLLVTWATLAHTNAAGNIGDIKQPLWYQPPSEKTLELAKLDDLSQTVVSDGEQGEKGVLASTLTVTDDQAAKIKAGKFTVGIAMGWLGDDWASQQLKGLKTTFDKLGVKVIAETNADWDDAKQISNLEAIGAQKPSLLVSIPLNKKTTAIAYKKIQKSGTKVMFIDQAVDGMTAGKDYISIVSSDNLALGMYVADELAKAIGGTGDVAAMYFANDFYVTNLRYIGFIARLMVKYPNVRLVAAAGHDDPNKGQEVAQAVLARYPKLKGLYGSWSIPAMGAATAAQVAGRNPQNFKIVCENFDQIVAANVAKGGLIAGISSQRPYDQGVAEATAGALALIGVPVPTYIVVPPLAVDRQNLAEAYQTIYHIPLPDKMLADLKK, encoded by the coding sequence ATGTCATACAAAATACGCGTTACTACTCTCTGCAGTCTTCTCGTGACCTGGGCGACTCTTGCCCACACGAATGCTGCAGGCAACATAGGCGACATCAAACAGCCGCTCTGGTATCAGCCGCCATCCGAGAAGACCCTTGAGCTTGCCAAACTTGATGACCTATCCCAAACGGTCGTCAGTGACGGGGAACAGGGAGAGAAGGGCGTTCTTGCATCAACGCTGACCGTCACGGACGATCAGGCGGCAAAGATCAAGGCCGGCAAGTTCACCGTGGGTATCGCCATGGGCTGGCTGGGCGATGACTGGGCGTCTCAGCAATTGAAGGGTCTCAAGACGACCTTTGATAAACTGGGCGTTAAGGTCATCGCGGAAACGAATGCCGATTGGGATGATGCCAAGCAGATTTCCAATCTGGAAGCCATCGGCGCTCAAAAGCCAAGCCTCCTCGTCTCGATTCCCCTTAACAAGAAGACCACAGCCATTGCTTACAAGAAGATTCAAAAATCCGGGACGAAGGTGATGTTCATTGACCAGGCGGTCGACGGGATGACGGCAGGAAAAGACTACATATCGATCGTTTCCTCCGACAACCTGGCGCTTGGAATGTACGTCGCGGACGAACTGGCGAAGGCGATCGGCGGCACCGGCGACGTCGCAGCGATGTACTTCGCAAACGATTTCTACGTTACTAACCTGCGATACATCGGCTTTATCGCCCGTCTCATGGTGAAATACCCGAACGTGAGGCTTGTCGCGGCGGCCGGCCATGACGACCCCAACAAAGGCCAGGAGGTTGCGCAAGCGGTCCTGGCGCGCTATCCGAAGCTCAAGGGCCTGTACGGTTCGTGGAGCATTCCGGCGATGGGCGCGGCAACGGCCGCACAGGTGGCCGGGCGTAATCCCCAGAACTTCAAGATCGTGTGCGAAAACTTCGACCAGATTGTTGCGGCGAACGTGGCAAAAGGCGGATTGATCGCCGGTATCTCTTCCCAGCGTCCTTACGATCAGGGCGTAGCGGAAGCGACGGCAGGGGCGCTCGCTTTGATCGGTGTTCCGGTGCCCACGTACATCGTGGTGCCGCCGCTGGCGGTAGACCGTCAGAACCTGGCCGAAGCCTATCAGACGATTTATCACATTCCCCTCCCTGATAAAATGCTTGCGGACCTGAAAAAATAG
- a CDS encoding sugar ABC transporter ATP-binding protein, protein MEAIDILEMNDIEKSFNGVPVLKKATFALRKGEVHALMGGNGAGKSTLMKILTGVYRKDSGTIVLDGQPVELATARQAERHGIAMIYQELSLVPTLTVAQNIFLKHEARAVGNVFLNDAESGRRAKQLMQELGHPVDPRTPIEQLSVGMCQMVEVAKALAKKARILIMDEPTSSLTDSETEILFQLINRLKRSGISIIYISHRMSEIFTVCDRVTVMRDGACVKTDDCRNVTMEGLIESMLGTGRSVAFQWQERHNQRSERPVLEVNDLAVEKGQGPVSFSIYPGEIVGLAGLLGSGRTEIAETIFGMRRAHSGTVSVNGRTIHATREAIDAGVGLVPEDRRTQGLVLDHSLLANFILPNLASFTRGTFVRDGAGARAAKDFIQKLRIKVRAPDAPVRLLSGGNQQKIVLAKWLERKPRLLMLDEPTMGVDIGAKSDILQIVRDIANGGAAVLVISSELEELLAMSDRVLVIHNGKLVHDLNRKDIPSEEMLHHAIQD, encoded by the coding sequence ATGGAGGCGATTGATATACTGGAAATGAACGACATAGAAAAGTCGTTCAACGGCGTTCCGGTGCTGAAGAAGGCAACCTTCGCGCTGCGAAAAGGGGAAGTGCACGCCCTCATGGGTGGTAACGGTGCAGGCAAATCCACGCTCATGAAGATTCTGACCGGAGTCTACCGCAAGGACTCCGGCACGATCGTTCTTGACGGCCAACCTGTTGAACTGGCGACCGCGCGCCAGGCCGAGCGTCACGGCATCGCCATGATCTACCAGGAGCTTAGCCTTGTGCCGACGCTCACGGTGGCGCAGAACATCTTTTTGAAGCATGAGGCGCGAGCCGTCGGAAACGTCTTCCTAAATGATGCCGAGTCCGGGCGTCGCGCCAAACAACTCATGCAGGAACTTGGCCACCCGGTAGACCCGCGCACGCCCATCGAGCAACTGAGCGTCGGCATGTGTCAAATGGTCGAAGTCGCCAAGGCACTGGCGAAGAAGGCTCGGATCCTGATCATGGATGAACCGACATCCTCCCTGACGGATTCGGAGACGGAGATTCTCTTCCAATTGATCAACCGCCTGAAGCGCAGCGGGATCTCGATCATCTACATATCACATCGGATGTCGGAGATCTTTACCGTATGCGATCGCGTCACGGTGATGAGGGACGGTGCTTGCGTCAAAACTGACGACTGCCGGAACGTCACGATGGAGGGCCTGATCGAATCAATGTTAGGGACGGGGAGAAGTGTGGCCTTCCAGTGGCAGGAACGTCATAATCAACGTTCCGAACGGCCCGTGCTTGAGGTTAATGACCTCGCCGTGGAAAAGGGACAGGGTCCCGTTTCGTTCTCGATCTATCCCGGTGAAATTGTCGGCCTCGCCGGACTGCTCGGATCCGGTCGGACGGAGATCGCGGAAACGATCTTCGGCATGCGCCGGGCGCATAGCGGAACGGTGTCGGTAAACGGCAGGACGATTCATGCCACCCGCGAGGCGATCGATGCAGGGGTCGGACTGGTTCCCGAAGACCGGCGTACGCAGGGCCTCGTTCTGGATCATTCGCTTCTGGCCAATTTTATTCTGCCCAACCTGGCATCCTTCACGCGGGGCACCTTCGTGCGTGACGGCGCAGGGGCCAGGGCCGCCAAAGATTTCATCCAGAAGCTGCGAATCAAGGTCCGTGCCCCCGATGCGCCGGTCCGCCTTTTGTCCGGCGGCAACCAGCAGAAGATCGTTCTGGCGAAGTGGTTGGAGCGCAAACCCCGCCTTCTGATGCTCGACGAACCGACGATGGGCGTCGACATCGGGGCGAAGTCGGACATCCTGCAGATCGTCCGTGATATCGCCAACGGCGGCGCGGCCGTTCTGGTTATCTCGTCGGAATTAGAGGAGCTTTTAGCGATGAGCGACCGGGTCCTTGTCATCCACAACGGCAAGCTGGTCCACGATCTAAACCGCAAGGATATCCCTTCCGAGGAGATGTTGCATCATGCAATCCAAGACTGA
- a CDS encoding ABC transporter permease — protein MQSKTDTAQVLLPSRGSIVNFQWQDYVVYLFFGLVLVFFAVTLGGKGFLSVENLFNITRSTSMIVVMAVAMTFVICCGELDLSVGSTAGLAALAAGFFLQAYGTVAGIVAAILCGLAVGLVNGLFVTVVNIPSFLVTLGMMQLVRGLDMRVTYTKPILITNDFFNNVFGSGSVGPLPSLFIWSVLVAVIGHLVLRYTAFGREVLATGGNRRAAEYSGVNTKRIKLYCFLISGAAAGLAGMLYSGMMQTARYSFGTGAELAVIAATILGGTSLFGGKGTIIGTFVGALLIGTINNGLIIMGLDVSEQNIIAGAIIIVAVAFGRKPVR, from the coding sequence ATGCAATCCAAGACTGACACAGCACAGGTATTGCTCCCGTCGCGCGGAAGCATTGTAAATTTCCAATGGCAGGATTACGTGGTCTACCTGTTTTTCGGGCTTGTCCTTGTTTTCTTTGCCGTTACCCTTGGAGGCAAAGGGTTTCTTTCGGTCGAAAACCTTTTCAATATCACCCGCTCGACATCAATGATCGTTGTGATGGCCGTGGCGATGACCTTCGTAATTTGCTGCGGAGAACTCGACCTGTCGGTGGGATCTACGGCGGGATTGGCTGCTCTAGCCGCCGGCTTTTTCCTCCAGGCCTATGGCACGGTTGCCGGCATCGTGGCTGCCATCCTTTGCGGGTTGGCGGTCGGCCTTGTCAACGGGCTTTTCGTGACGGTCGTTAACATTCCTTCCTTTCTCGTAACCCTTGGCATGATGCAGTTGGTTCGCGGGCTTGATATGCGAGTTACTTATACCAAGCCGATCCTGATCACGAACGACTTTTTCAATAACGTCTTTGGATCCGGAAGCGTCGGACCTCTACCTTCGCTTTTCATCTGGTCAGTGCTCGTAGCCGTTATCGGGCATCTGGTTCTTCGTTACACCGCTTTCGGGCGTGAGGTGCTGGCCACGGGCGGGAACCGAAGGGCTGCGGAATACTCCGGAGTAAACACGAAGCGGATAAAGCTCTATTGCTTTCTGATCAGCGGCGCGGCGGCTGGATTGGCCGGAATGCTTTATTCCGGCATGATGCAGACGGCACGGTATTCCTTTGGAACGGGAGCCGAACTGGCGGTGATTGCCGCGACCATCCTGGGCGGAACGAGTCTATTCGGGGGTAAAGGGACGATTATAGGAACCTTCGTGGGCGCCTTGCTGATCGGCACAATCAACAATGGGCTCATCATTATGGGTCTTGATGTTAGTGAACAAAATATAATCGCGGGCGCCATCATTATCGTGGCCGTGGCTTTCGGCAGGAAGCCGGTGCGGTAG